One window from the genome of Alnus glutinosa chromosome 13, dhAlnGlut1.1, whole genome shotgun sequence encodes:
- the LOC133854494 gene encoding uncharacterized protein LOC133854494 — translation MRRNSLIFEGISVHPNKVYEEAVRLIDDYKRCLKGDEMKSKPTYENAPVLSCWKPPPVGIFKVNFDAAINSKAGYVGVGLVVRDFLGHVKAAKRISFPILTDAYNAELMAASQAVIFCNQAGFINVILEGDALKVINDVNSSPPYLSRSGHLLEGIKHEAGKLVSYSFVHVKRTCNEAAHNLAKSGTASLCNDSWFDQVPACIIHVVAREQRVPRS, via the coding sequence ATGAGGAggaattctttgatttttgaagGCATCTCTGTACACCCAAATAAGGTTTATGAAGAGGCTGTCAGATTAATTGATGACTATAAAAGGTGTCTTAAAGGTGATGAAATGAAATCCAAGCCTACATATGAAAATGCTCCTGTACTGTCATGTTGGAAGCCTCCTCCGGTGGGAATCTTTAAGGTAAACTTTGATGCAGCCATCAATAGTAAAGCTGGTTATGTTGGGGTGGGATTGGTTGTTAGGGACTTTTTGGGTCATGTAAAGGCAGCTAAGCGTATTTCCTTTCCAATTCTAACTGATGCCTACAATGCTGAACTTATGGCAGCTTCTCAAGCTGTTATTTTCTGCAACCAAGCTGGTTTTATAAATGTAATTCTTGAGGGTGATGCACTGAAAGTCATAAATGATGTTAACTCTTCCCCCCCTTATCTTTCTCGAAGTGGACATTTGTTAGAAGGAATCAAGCATGAGGCTGGAAAATTAGTTTCCTATTCCTTTGTTCATGTGAAGAGAACTTGTAATGAAGCAGCTCATAACCTTGCTAAATCAGGAACGGCTTCTCTTTGTAATGATTCTTGGTTTGATCAAGTTCCAGCTTGTATTATTCATGTTGTTGCTAGGGAACAAAGAGTCCCTAGATCCTGA
- the LOC133854662 gene encoding probable methyltransferase PMT18 codes for MAKEYSGSPKHHQLESKRKRLSWILGVSGLCILSYIFGAWQNTSAPTNRSEVYNKVGCDGGSPPAGNSVPSSSSSPSSFRLDFQSHHQVEINNSGGVQKFPPCALSYSEYTPCQDPVRARKFDRNMLKYRERHCPKKEELLLCLIPAPPRYKTPFKWPQSRDYAWYGNIPHRELSIEKAVQNWIQVEGERFRFPGGGTMFPRGADAYIDDIDELIPLRSGNIRTAIDTGCGVASWGAYLLRRDILAMSFAPRDTHEAQVQFALERGVPAMIGIMASQRLPYPARAFDMAHCSRCLIPWHKYDGMYLIEVDRILRPGGYWILSGPPINWKKYWRGWERTQEDLKQEQDAIEDVAKSLCWKKVIEKKDLSIWQKPINHIECIKSRKLYKTPHLCKSDDPDTAWYRNMETCITPLPEVSSSDEVAGGALEKWPQRAFANPPRITIGSIPGITVEKFQEDNELWKDRVTHYKRIIPLSNGRYRNIMDMNAYLGGFAAALVQYPVWVMNVVPANSKQDTLGVIYERGFIGTYQDWCQAFSTYPRTYDLIHAGGVFSIYQDRCDITYILLEMDRILRPEGTVIFRDTVEVLVKIQGITDGMRWKSQIMDHESGPFNPEKILVAVKTYWTGEATQKQD; via the exons ATGGCAAAGGAGTACAGTGGATCCCCAAAGCATCATCAGCTGGAATCCAAGAGGAAGCGCCTCAGTTGGATCCTAGGGGTCAGTGGGCTCTGCATTTTGTCTTACATTTTTGGCGCCTGGCAGAATACTTCTGCCCCCACAAATCGATCGGAGGTCTACAATAAAGTCGGTTGTGATGGTGGATCACCTCCCGCAGGCAACAGTGTACCATCGTCGTCGTCATCACCATCATCATTTAGATTGGACTTTCAAAGCCATCATCAAGTTGAGATCAACAACTCCGGCGGAGTCCAGAAGTTCCCGCCTTGTGCTTTGTCCTATAGCGAATACACTCCTTGCCAAGATCCAGTGAGGGCAAGGAAATTCGATCGTAACATGTTGAAATACAGAGAGCGGCATTGCCCCAAAAAGGAAGAACTCCTCCTTTGCCTGATACCTGCTCCACCAAGATACAAGACCCCTTTCAAATGGCCTCAGAGCCGAGACTATGCCTGGTATGGCAATATTCCCCATAGAGAACTCAGCATTGAGAAGGCTGTTCAGAATTGGATTCAAGTCGAGGGTGAGCGTTTCAGATTCCCTGGAGGAGGCACCATGTTCCCCCGTGGAGCTGATGCATATATTGATGACATTGACGAGCTCATTCCTCTCAGAAGCGGGAATATCAGAACTGCAATAGATACAGGCTGTGGT GTAGCAAGCTGGGGTGCTTACCTGTTGAGGAGGGACATCCTGGCAATGTCTTTTGCACCAAGGGACACACACGAAGCACAGGTCCAGTTTGCATTGGAGCGGGGAGTTCCTGCTATGATTGGCATTATGGCTTCACAGAGGCTTCCTTACCCAGCGAGGGCTTTTGATATGGCTCATTGTTCCCGCTGCTTGATTCCTTGGCATAAATATG ATGGTATGTATCTAATTGAAGTGGACAGAATTCTGAGGCCTGGTGGTTACTGGATTCTTTCTGGCCCTCCTATCAACTGGAAGAAATACTGGAGAGGATGGGAAAGAACACAAGAAGATTTGAAACAAGAGCAAGATGCAATTGAGGATGTTGCCAAGAGCCTGTGCTGGAAGAAAGTTATTGAAAAGAAGGATCTTTCAATTTGGCAAAAGCCCATCAACCACATTGAGTGCATTAAGAGCAGGAAGTTGTATAAAACACCGCATTTATGCAAGTCGGATGATCCAGACACTGCTTG GTACAGAAATATGGAAACTTGCATAACCCCGCTACCGGAAGTAAGCAGCTCAGATGAAGTTGCTGGTGGAGCGTTGGAAAAGTGGCCCCAGCGCGCATTTGCCAACCCTCCTAGAATTACTATTGGTTCAATACCAGGGATCACAGTTGAGAAATTCCAAGAGGACAATGAACTATGGAAAGACAGAGTGACACATTACAAGCGGATCATTCCCCTATCCAACGGACGATACAGGAACATAATGGACATGAATGCCTACCTTGGTGGATTCGCCGCTGCCTTGGTACAGTATCCAGTGTGGGTCATGAATGTGGTTCCTGCCAATTCGAAGCAGGACACTCTAGGCGTCATTTATGAACGGGGTTTCATTGGGACATACCAGGATTGGTGTCAGGCATTCTCAACGTATCCAAGAACATACGATCTGATTCATGCAGGCGGAGTCTTCAGCATATATCAGGACAG GTGCGATATCACCTACATTCTGCTAGAAATGGATAGAATTCTGAGGCCAGAAGGAACAGTTATCTTTAGGGACACAGTGGAAGTCCTTGTGAAGATTCAGGGTATTACAGATGGAATGAGATGGAAGAGCCAGATTATGGACCATGAAAGCGGGCCCTTCAATCCGGAGAAAATTCTTGTTGCTGTCAAAACTTACTGGACTGGTGAAGCTACACAGAAACAAGACTAG